One genomic window of Mus musculus strain C57BL/6J chromosome 16 genomic patch of type FIX, GRCm38.p6 PATCHES MG3833_MG4220_PATCH includes the following:
- the Trmt2a gene encoding tRNA (uracil-5-)-methyltransferase homolog A isoform 2 (isoform 2 is encoded by transcript variant 2) produces MSEPAAEVPEPMEDCGQDASAVPSSAAPLCQKEEAGPGPAAGPGTQPGLYSYIRDDLFTSEIFKLELQNVPRHASFSDVRRFLGRFGLQSHKIKLFGQPPCAFVTFRSAAERDKALRVLHGALWKGCPLSVRLARPKADPMARKRRQEGDSEPSVTQIADVVTPLWTVPYTEQLEQKRLECERVLQKLAKEIGNTNRALLPWLLLQRQQHNKACCPLEGVKPSPQQTEYRNKCEFLVGVGVDGKDNTVGCRLGKYKGGTCAVAAPFDTVHIPEATKQVVKAFQEFIRSTPYSAYDPETYTGHWKQLTVRTSSRGQAMAIAYFHPQKLSSEEVAGLKASLVCHFMEGPGKASGVTSLYFVEEGQRKTPSQEGLPLEHMAGDQCIQEDLLGLTFRISPHAFFQVNTPAAEVLYTVIQEWAQLDGGSTVLDVCCGTGTIGLALAPKVKRVVGIELCQEAVEDARMNALTNELSNVEFHCGRAEDLVPGLVSRLSSHQLVAVLDPPRAGLHSKVILAIRKAENIKRLLYVSCNPRAAMGNFVDLCRAPSNRVKGTPFHPVKAVAVDLFPQTPHCEMLILFERMQQHPNGIEALEHQEFQTPRNLPDITPQETEISLS; encoded by the exons ATGAGTGAGCCGGCCGCGGAA GTTCCGGAGCCCATGGAGGACTGCGGCCAGGATGCCAGTGCTGTACCCAGCTCTGCGGCCCCACTATGTCAAAAAGAGGAAGCAGGGCCTGGGCCAGCTGCAGGGCCTGGAACGCAGCCTGGGCTCTACAGCTACATAAGGGATGACTTGTTCACATCAGAAATCTTTAAACTGGAGCTCCAAAATGTACCTCGCCACGCCAGCTTCAGTGACGTCCGGCGTTTTCTAGGCCGTTTTGGTCTACAGTCCCACAAAATCAAACTCTTTGGACAGCCACCATGTGCCTTTGTAACATTCCGAAGCGCTGCTGAACGAGACAAGGCCTTGCGAGTGCTGCACGGTGCTCTCTGGAAAGGCTGTCCGCTCAGCGTACGCCTGGCCCGACCCAAGGCTGACCCCATGGCTAGGAAGAGGCGGCAAGAAGGTGATAGTGAGCCATCAGTAACACAAATTGCCGATGTGGTGACCCCTCTGTGGACAGTGCCCTACACTGAGCAGCTGGAGCAGAAGCGACTGGAATGTGAGCGGGTGCTACAGAAACTGGCCAA AGAAATTGGGAACACTAATCGTGCCCTGCTACCCTGGCTGCTTTTACAGAGACAACAGCACAATAAAGCTTGTTGCCCCCTGGAGGGGGTCAAGCCATCACCCCAGCAG ACTGAATATCGTAATAAATGTGAATTCCTGGTCGGAGTTGGGGTAGACGGCAAGGACAACACAGTTGGCTGCCGGCTTGGCAAGTACAAGGGTGGAACATGTGCTGTGGCAGCTCCCTTTGACACTGTGCACATTCCAGAGGCCACTAAGCAGGTGGTGAAGGCCTTCCAGGAATTCATCCG TTCCACACCATACTCGGCATATGACCCTGAGACATATACAGGCCACTGGAAGCAACTGACTGTTCGTACCAGCAGCCGAGGCCAGGCCATGGCCATTGCCTACTTCCATCCCCAG AAACTGAGCTCTGAGGAGGTGGCAGGACTAAAGGCCTCCCTGGTGTGCCACTTCATGGAGGGGCCAGGCAAGGCCAGTGGGGTGACCTCCCTCTACTTTGTGGAGGAGGGACAGAG AAAGACTCCCAGCCAGGAAGGCCTGCCCCTGGAGCATATGGCTGGCGACCAGTGCATTCAGGAAGACCTGCTAGGGCTGACCTTCCGCATCTCCCCTCATGCATTCTTCCAG GTAAACACACCTGCAGCTGAGGTGCTCTACACAGTAATCCAGGAATGGGCACAGCTAGATGGGGGCAGTACAGTGCTGGACGTGTGCTGTGGCACTGGCACCATAGGCCTGGCCCTGGCTCCG AAGGTGAAGAGAGTAGTGGGAATTGAACTGTGCCAGGAGGCTGTGGAGGATGCCCGGATGAACGCCCTCACCAATG AGCTGAGCAATGTTGAGTTCCACTGTGGCAGGGCTGAGGATCTGGTGCCAGGTTTGGTGAGCAGACTGTCTTCCCATCAACTTGTAGCTGTTCTAGACCCACCACGGGCTGGCCTAC ATTCTAAGGTGATTCTGGCCATCCGGAAAGCTGAGAACATCAAGCGACTCCTGTATGTTTCCTGTAACCCCAGGGCAGCCATGGGCAACTTTGTGGA CCTCTGCAGGGCCCCATCTAACCGAGTAAAAGGCACCCCATTCCATCCAGTCAAGGCTGTGGCAGTGGACCTGTTCCCACAGACTCCGCACTGTGAGATGCTTATCCTGTTTGAGAGGATGCAACAACACCCCAATGGCATAGAAGCCCTGGAGCATCAAGAATTTCAGACCCCAAGAAATCTTCCTGATATCACTCCACAGGAAACAGAGATTTCCCTCTCATAA
- the Trmt2a gene encoding tRNA (uracil-5-)-methyltransferase homolog A isoform 1 (isoform 1 is encoded by transcript variant 1) — MWTGWAEVPEPMEDCGQDASAVPSSAAPLCQKEEAGPGPAAGPGTQPGLYSYIRDDLFTSEIFKLELQNVPRHASFSDVRRFLGRFGLQSHKIKLFGQPPCAFVTFRSAAERDKALRVLHGALWKGCPLSVRLARPKADPMARKRRQEGDSEPSVTQIADVVTPLWTVPYTEQLEQKRLECERVLQKLAKEIGNTNRALLPWLLLQRQQHNKACCPLEGVKPSPQQTEYRNKCEFLVGVGVDGKDNTVGCRLGKYKGGTCAVAAPFDTVHIPEATKQVVKAFQEFIRSTPYSAYDPETYTGHWKQLTVRTSSRGQAMAIAYFHPQKLSSEEVAGLKASLVCHFMEGPGKASGVTSLYFVEEGQRKTPSQEGLPLEHMAGDQCIQEDLLGLTFRISPHAFFQVNTPAAEVLYTVIQEWAQLDGGSTVLDVCCGTGTIGLALAPKVKRVVGIELCQEAVEDARMNALTNELSNVEFHCGRAEDLVPGLVSRLSSHQLVAVLDPPRAGLHSKVILAIRKAENIKRLLYVSCNPRAAMGNFVDLCRAPSNRVKGTPFHPVKAVAVDLFPQTPHCEMLILFERMQQHPNGIEALEHQEFQTPRNLPDITPQETEISLS; from the exons ATGTGGACGGGGTGGGCGGAG GTTCCGGAGCCCATGGAGGACTGCGGCCAGGATGCCAGTGCTGTACCCAGCTCTGCGGCCCCACTATGTCAAAAAGAGGAAGCAGGGCCTGGGCCAGCTGCAGGGCCTGGAACGCAGCCTGGGCTCTACAGCTACATAAGGGATGACTTGTTCACATCAGAAATCTTTAAACTGGAGCTCCAAAATGTACCTCGCCACGCCAGCTTCAGTGACGTCCGGCGTTTTCTAGGCCGTTTTGGTCTACAGTCCCACAAAATCAAACTCTTTGGACAGCCACCATGTGCCTTTGTAACATTCCGAAGCGCTGCTGAACGAGACAAGGCCTTGCGAGTGCTGCACGGTGCTCTCTGGAAAGGCTGTCCGCTCAGCGTACGCCTGGCCCGACCCAAGGCTGACCCCATGGCTAGGAAGAGGCGGCAAGAAGGTGATAGTGAGCCATCAGTAACACAAATTGCCGATGTGGTGACCCCTCTGTGGACAGTGCCCTACACTGAGCAGCTGGAGCAGAAGCGACTGGAATGTGAGCGGGTGCTACAGAAACTGGCCAA AGAAATTGGGAACACTAATCGTGCCCTGCTACCCTGGCTGCTTTTACAGAGACAACAGCACAATAAAGCTTGTTGCCCCCTGGAGGGGGTCAAGCCATCACCCCAGCAG ACTGAATATCGTAATAAATGTGAATTCCTGGTCGGAGTTGGGGTAGACGGCAAGGACAACACAGTTGGCTGCCGGCTTGGCAAGTACAAGGGTGGAACATGTGCTGTGGCAGCTCCCTTTGACACTGTGCACATTCCAGAGGCCACTAAGCAGGTGGTGAAGGCCTTCCAGGAATTCATCCG TTCCACACCATACTCGGCATATGACCCTGAGACATATACAGGCCACTGGAAGCAACTGACTGTTCGTACCAGCAGCCGAGGCCAGGCCATGGCCATTGCCTACTTCCATCCCCAG AAACTGAGCTCTGAGGAGGTGGCAGGACTAAAGGCCTCCCTGGTGTGCCACTTCATGGAGGGGCCAGGCAAGGCCAGTGGGGTGACCTCCCTCTACTTTGTGGAGGAGGGACAGAG AAAGACTCCCAGCCAGGAAGGCCTGCCCCTGGAGCATATGGCTGGCGACCAGTGCATTCAGGAAGACCTGCTAGGGCTGACCTTCCGCATCTCCCCTCATGCATTCTTCCAG GTAAACACACCTGCAGCTGAGGTGCTCTACACAGTAATCCAGGAATGGGCACAGCTAGATGGGGGCAGTACAGTGCTGGACGTGTGCTGTGGCACTGGCACCATAGGCCTGGCCCTGGCTCCG AAGGTGAAGAGAGTAGTGGGAATTGAACTGTGCCAGGAGGCTGTGGAGGATGCCCGGATGAACGCCCTCACCAATG AGCTGAGCAATGTTGAGTTCCACTGTGGCAGGGCTGAGGATCTGGTGCCAGGTTTGGTGAGCAGACTGTCTTCCCATCAACTTGTAGCTGTTCTAGACCCACCACGGGCTGGCCTAC ATTCTAAGGTGATTCTGGCCATCCGGAAAGCTGAGAACATCAAGCGACTCCTGTATGTTTCCTGTAACCCCAGGGCAGCCATGGGCAACTTTGTGGA CCTCTGCAGGGCCCCATCTAACCGAGTAAAAGGCACCCCATTCCATCCAGTCAAGGCTGTGGCAGTGGACCTGTTCCCACAGACTCCGCACTGTGAGATGCTTATCCTGTTTGAGAGGATGCAACAACACCCCAATGGCATAGAAGCCCTGGAGCATCAAGAATTTCAGACCCCAAGAAATCTTCCTGATATCACTCCACAGGAAACAGAGATTTCCCTCTCATAA
- the Ranbp1 gene encoding ran-specific GTPase-activating protein, whose protein sequence is MAAAKDSHEDHDTSTENADESNHDPQFEPIVSLPEQEIKTLEEDEEELFKMRAKLFRFASENDLPEWKERGTGDVKLLKHKEKGTIRLLMRRDKTLKICANHYITPMMELKPNAGSDRAWVWNTHADFADECPKPELLAIRFLNAENAQKFKTKFEECRKEIEEREKKGPGKNDNAEKVAEKLEALSVREAREEAEEKSEEKQ, encoded by the exons ATGGCGGCCGCCAAG GACAGTCACGAGGACCATGATACTTCCACAGAGAATGCAGATGAGTCCAACCACGACCCCCAGTTCGAGCCAATAGTTTCTCTTCCCGAGCAAGAAATTAAAACgctggaggaagatgaagaggaactTTTTAAGAT GCGTGCAAAGCTGTTCCGGTTTGCTTCAGAGAATGACCTCCCAGAATGGAAGGAGCGAGGCACTGGAGATGTCAAGCTTCTGAAGCACAAGGAGAAAGGGACCATCCGCCTTCTTATGAGGAGGGacaaaaccttgaagatatgcgCCAACCACTATA TTACACCAATGATGGAGCTGAAGCCGAATGCTGGCAGTGACCGAGCCTGGGTCTGGAATACCCACGCCGACTTTGCTGACGAGTGCCCCAAGCCTGAGCTGCTCGCCATCCGCTTCCTAAATGCTGAGA ATGCACAAAAGTTCAAAACAAAGTTTGAAGAATgcaggaaagaaattgaagagagagaaaagaaag GACCAGGCAAAAATGATAATGCCGAAAAGGTGGCCGAGAAGCTGGAAGCCCTTTCAGTGAGGGAGGCCAGAGAGGAGGCTGAAGAGAAGTCTGAGGAGAAACAATGA
- the Trmt2a gene encoding tRNA (uracil-5-)-methyltransferase homolog A isoform 4 (isoform 4 is encoded by transcript variant 4): MSEPAAEVPEPMEDCGQDASAVPSSAAPLCQKEEAGPGPAAGPGTQPGLYSYIRDDLFTSEIFKLELQNVPRHASFSDVRRFLGRFGLQSHKIKLFGQPPCAFVTFRSAAERDKALRVLHGALWKGCPLSVRLARPKADPMARKRRQEGDSEPSVTQIADVVTPLWTVPYTEQLEQKRLECERVLQKLAKEIGNTNRALLPWLLLQRQQHNKACCPLEGVKPSPQQTEYRNKCEFLVGVGVDGKDNTVGCRLGKYKGGTCAVAAPFDTVHIPEATKQVVKAFQEFIRSTPYSAYDPETYTGHWKQLTVRTSSRGQAMAIAYFHPQKLSSEEVAGLKASLVCHFMEGPGKASGVTSLYFVEEGQRKTPSQEGLPLEHMAGDQCIQEDLLGLTFRISPHAFFQVNTPAAEVLYTVIQEWAQLDGGSTVLDVCCGTGTIGLALAPKVKRVVGIELCQEAVEDARMNALTNDSKVILAIRKAENIKRLLYVSCNPRAAMGNFVDLCRAPSNRVKGTPFHPVKAVAVDLFPQTPHCEMLILFERMQQHPNGIEALEHQEFQTPRNLPDITPQETEISLS, from the exons ATGAGTGAGCCGGCCGCGGAA GTTCCGGAGCCCATGGAGGACTGCGGCCAGGATGCCAGTGCTGTACCCAGCTCTGCGGCCCCACTATGTCAAAAAGAGGAAGCAGGGCCTGGGCCAGCTGCAGGGCCTGGAACGCAGCCTGGGCTCTACAGCTACATAAGGGATGACTTGTTCACATCAGAAATCTTTAAACTGGAGCTCCAAAATGTACCTCGCCACGCCAGCTTCAGTGACGTCCGGCGTTTTCTAGGCCGTTTTGGTCTACAGTCCCACAAAATCAAACTCTTTGGACAGCCACCATGTGCCTTTGTAACATTCCGAAGCGCTGCTGAACGAGACAAGGCCTTGCGAGTGCTGCACGGTGCTCTCTGGAAAGGCTGTCCGCTCAGCGTACGCCTGGCCCGACCCAAGGCTGACCCCATGGCTAGGAAGAGGCGGCAAGAAGGTGATAGTGAGCCATCAGTAACACAAATTGCCGATGTGGTGACCCCTCTGTGGACAGTGCCCTACACTGAGCAGCTGGAGCAGAAGCGACTGGAATGTGAGCGGGTGCTACAGAAACTGGCCAA AGAAATTGGGAACACTAATCGTGCCCTGCTACCCTGGCTGCTTTTACAGAGACAACAGCACAATAAAGCTTGTTGCCCCCTGGAGGGGGTCAAGCCATCACCCCAGCAG ACTGAATATCGTAATAAATGTGAATTCCTGGTCGGAGTTGGGGTAGACGGCAAGGACAACACAGTTGGCTGCCGGCTTGGCAAGTACAAGGGTGGAACATGTGCTGTGGCAGCTCCCTTTGACACTGTGCACATTCCAGAGGCCACTAAGCAGGTGGTGAAGGCCTTCCAGGAATTCATCCG TTCCACACCATACTCGGCATATGACCCTGAGACATATACAGGCCACTGGAAGCAACTGACTGTTCGTACCAGCAGCCGAGGCCAGGCCATGGCCATTGCCTACTTCCATCCCCAG AAACTGAGCTCTGAGGAGGTGGCAGGACTAAAGGCCTCCCTGGTGTGCCACTTCATGGAGGGGCCAGGCAAGGCCAGTGGGGTGACCTCCCTCTACTTTGTGGAGGAGGGACAGAG AAAGACTCCCAGCCAGGAAGGCCTGCCCCTGGAGCATATGGCTGGCGACCAGTGCATTCAGGAAGACCTGCTAGGGCTGACCTTCCGCATCTCCCCTCATGCATTCTTCCAG GTAAACACACCTGCAGCTGAGGTGCTCTACACAGTAATCCAGGAATGGGCACAGCTAGATGGGGGCAGTACAGTGCTGGACGTGTGCTGTGGCACTGGCACCATAGGCCTGGCCCTGGCTCCG AAGGTGAAGAGAGTAGTGGGAATTGAACTGTGCCAGGAGGCTGTGGAGGATGCCCGGATGAACGCCCTCACCAATG ATTCTAAGGTGATTCTGGCCATCCGGAAAGCTGAGAACATCAAGCGACTCCTGTATGTTTCCTGTAACCCCAGGGCAGCCATGGGCAACTTTGTGGA CCTCTGCAGGGCCCCATCTAACCGAGTAAAAGGCACCCCATTCCATCCAGTCAAGGCTGTGGCAGTGGACCTGTTCCCACAGACTCCGCACTGTGAGATGCTTATCCTGTTTGAGAGGATGCAACAACACCCCAATGGCATAGAAGCCCTGGAGCATCAAGAATTTCAGACCCCAAGAAATCTTCCTGATATCACTCCACAGGAAACAGAGATTTCCCTCTCATAA
- the Trmt2a gene encoding tRNA (uracil-5-)-methyltransferase homolog A isoform 5 (isoform 5 is encoded by transcript variant 5): MEDCGQDASAVPSSAAPLCQKEEAGPGPAAGPGTQPGLYSYIRDDLFTSEIFKLELQNVPRHASFSDVRRFLGRFGLQSHKIKLFGQPPCAFVTFRSAAERDKALRVLHGALWKGCPLSVRLARPKADPMARKRRQEGDSEPSVTQIADVVTPLWTVPYTEQLEQKRLECERVLQKLAKEIGNTNRALLPWLLLQRQQHNKACCPLEGVKPSPQQTEYRNKCEFLVGVGVDGKDNTVGCRLGKYKGGTCAVAAPFDTVHIPEATKQVVKAFQEFIRSTPYSAYDPETYTGHWKQLTVRTSSRGQAMAIAYFHPQKLSSEEVAGLKASLVCHFMEGPGKASGVTSLYFVEEGQRKTPSQEGLPLEHMAGDQCIQEDLLGLTFRISPHAFFQVNTPAAEVLYTVIQEWAQLDGGSTVLDVCCGTGTIGLALAPKVKRVVGIELCQEAVEDARMNALTNELSNVEFHCGRAEDLVPGLVSRLSSHQLVAVLDPPRAGLHSKVILAIRKAENIKRLLYVSCNPRAAMGNFVDLCRAPSNRVKGTPFHPVKAVAVDLFPQTPHCEMLILFERMQQHPNGIEALEHQEFQTPRNLPDITPQETEISLS; encoded by the exons ATGGAGGACTGCGGCCAGGATGCCAGTGCTGTACCCAGCTCTGCGGCCCCACTATGTCAAAAAGAGGAAGCAGGGCCTGGGCCAGCTGCAGGGCCTGGAACGCAGCCTGGGCTCTACAGCTACATAAGGGATGACTTGTTCACATCAGAAATCTTTAAACTGGAGCTCCAAAATGTACCTCGCCACGCCAGCTTCAGTGACGTCCGGCGTTTTCTAGGCCGTTTTGGTCTACAGTCCCACAAAATCAAACTCTTTGGACAGCCACCATGTGCCTTTGTAACATTCCGAAGCGCTGCTGAACGAGACAAGGCCTTGCGAGTGCTGCACGGTGCTCTCTGGAAAGGCTGTCCGCTCAGCGTACGCCTGGCCCGACCCAAGGCTGACCCCATGGCTAGGAAGAGGCGGCAAGAAGGTGATAGTGAGCCATCAGTAACACAAATTGCCGATGTGGTGACCCCTCTGTGGACAGTGCCCTACACTGAGCAGCTGGAGCAGAAGCGACTGGAATGTGAGCGGGTGCTACAGAAACTGGCCAA AGAAATTGGGAACACTAATCGTGCCCTGCTACCCTGGCTGCTTTTACAGAGACAACAGCACAATAAAGCTTGTTGCCCCCTGGAGGGGGTCAAGCCATCACCCCAGCAG ACTGAATATCGTAATAAATGTGAATTCCTGGTCGGAGTTGGGGTAGACGGCAAGGACAACACAGTTGGCTGCCGGCTTGGCAAGTACAAGGGTGGAACATGTGCTGTGGCAGCTCCCTTTGACACTGTGCACATTCCAGAGGCCACTAAGCAGGTGGTGAAGGCCTTCCAGGAATTCATCCG TTCCACACCATACTCGGCATATGACCCTGAGACATATACAGGCCACTGGAAGCAACTGACTGTTCGTACCAGCAGCCGAGGCCAGGCCATGGCCATTGCCTACTTCCATCCCCAG AAACTGAGCTCTGAGGAGGTGGCAGGACTAAAGGCCTCCCTGGTGTGCCACTTCATGGAGGGGCCAGGCAAGGCCAGTGGGGTGACCTCCCTCTACTTTGTGGAGGAGGGACAGAG AAAGACTCCCAGCCAGGAAGGCCTGCCCCTGGAGCATATGGCTGGCGACCAGTGCATTCAGGAAGACCTGCTAGGGCTGACCTTCCGCATCTCCCCTCATGCATTCTTCCAG GTAAACACACCTGCAGCTGAGGTGCTCTACACAGTAATCCAGGAATGGGCACAGCTAGATGGGGGCAGTACAGTGCTGGACGTGTGCTGTGGCACTGGCACCATAGGCCTGGCCCTGGCTCCG AAGGTGAAGAGAGTAGTGGGAATTGAACTGTGCCAGGAGGCTGTGGAGGATGCCCGGATGAACGCCCTCACCAATG AGCTGAGCAATGTTGAGTTCCACTGTGGCAGGGCTGAGGATCTGGTGCCAGGTTTGGTGAGCAGACTGTCTTCCCATCAACTTGTAGCTGTTCTAGACCCACCACGGGCTGGCCTAC ATTCTAAGGTGATTCTGGCCATCCGGAAAGCTGAGAACATCAAGCGACTCCTGTATGTTTCCTGTAACCCCAGGGCAGCCATGGGCAACTTTGTGGA CCTCTGCAGGGCCCCATCTAACCGAGTAAAAGGCACCCCATTCCATCCAGTCAAGGCTGTGGCAGTGGACCTGTTCCCACAGACTCCGCACTGTGAGATGCTTATCCTGTTTGAGAGGATGCAACAACACCCCAATGGCATAGAAGCCCTGGAGCATCAAGAATTTCAGACCCCAAGAAATCTTCCTGATATCACTCCACAGGAAACAGAGATTTCCCTCTCATAA